A stretch of Pelagicoccus enzymogenes DNA encodes these proteins:
- a CDS encoding 6-pyruvoyl trahydropterin synthase family protein yields the protein MFTCKKTYADIPFAHRQHRHDGHCAQIHGHNWSFTFTFGCEELDECGFVVDFGKLKPIKAWIDENLDHACVFNHDDPLLKDILAINEQSGCQVYQPYIVDLCSSEGIARHLFEVMDPIVKDMTKGRAFLTSVEVTEDTKNSASYEPVRS from the coding sequence ATGTTCACCTGCAAAAAGACATATGCGGACATCCCGTTCGCCCACCGGCAGCATCGTCACGACGGGCATTGCGCTCAGATTCACGGTCACAACTGGAGCTTCACCTTCACCTTCGGATGCGAGGAGCTGGACGAGTGCGGGTTTGTAGTGGACTTCGGCAAGCTGAAGCCGATCAAGGCGTGGATCGACGAAAATTTGGACCACGCTTGCGTGTTCAACCACGACGATCCGCTCTTGAAGGACATTCTGGCCATCAACGAGCAAAGTGGCTGCCAAGTCTACCAGCCCTACATCGTTGACCTTTGCTCCAGCGAAGGAATCGCCCGGCATTTGTTCGAGGTGATGGACCCGATCGTGAAGGACATGACCAAAGGGCGGGCCTTCTTGACTTCGGTCGAGGTAACGGAGGACACGAAAAACAGCGCTTCCTACGAGCCCGTTCGCTCGTAG
- a CDS encoding 7-carboxy-7-deazaguanine synthase QueE gives MEGKAKTLPVHERFHSWQGEGVHLGRSAFFIRLFGCPVHCPWCDSAGTWHPDYVPKNVERFTADQLADEASKSGAKFAVITGGEPTIHDLSDLTTALKERGIGRHIETCGGFPIRGDFDWITLSPKWQKLPLMDNLPLASEFKLIVEDAESIGKWISTIGSSFSEGRPVWLHPEWSQHGNAEVLETITRCVKERGDPYRAGYQVHKLYRADLLDPNSRESAPLGGDESKGY, from the coding sequence ATGGAAGGAAAAGCTAAGACCTTGCCGGTTCACGAGCGTTTTCACTCGTGGCAAGGAGAGGGCGTTCATCTAGGGCGTTCCGCTTTCTTCATTCGTCTGTTTGGCTGCCCGGTGCATTGCCCTTGGTGCGATTCGGCGGGTACTTGGCATCCCGATTATGTTCCGAAAAACGTGGAGCGTTTCACTGCGGACCAGCTTGCGGACGAGGCATCGAAGAGCGGCGCGAAGTTCGCGGTGATCACAGGTGGGGAGCCTACGATTCACGATTTGAGCGACTTGACGACAGCTCTCAAAGAGCGAGGCATTGGGCGCCACATCGAGACCTGCGGCGGTTTTCCTATCCGCGGCGACTTCGATTGGATCACTCTCAGCCCGAAATGGCAGAAGTTGCCGTTGATGGACAACCTCCCGCTAGCTTCCGAATTCAAGTTGATTGTTGAGGACGCAGAGTCGATCGGTAAATGGATATCGACCATTGGCTCGAGCTTCAGCGAAGGGCGGCCGGTATGGTTGCACCCGGAGTGGTCGCAGCACGGCAATGCGGAAGTGCTGGAGACGATTACGCGTTGCGTGAAGGAGCGGGGCGATCCCTATCGAGCAGGGTATCAAGTGCACAAGCTTTACCGGGCAGACCTGCTGGATCCGAACTCTCGCGAGTCCGCTCCATTGGGCGGCGACGAGTCGAAGGGCTACTAG
- the recF gene encoding DNA replication/repair protein RecF (All proteins in this family for which functions are known are DNA-binding proteins that assist the filamentation of RecA onto DNA for the initiation of recombination or recombinational repair.) — protein sequence MRFKTIAVSNYRNIKFARLNVDADRVFFLGRNGQGKTNLLEATGYVTSLRAFRARENDTLLGPESPQAEILYEIEHETFEDVEARVRIKKKGKEVYLDREPVRRASDFVGRFPAVTLSSEDLSIVRGSPGGRRRFIDTFLCGIDRDYYVALQRYQKCIQERNALLKKGAPSNLMKPFELQMVAPCLQVIRKREEVIGELGSMASRFYESLSGSAEAIGVTYRPNAAPENEDAYWALLERNRRRDEIMQSTGKGPHRDDFELSLNGRSAADFASDGQQRSIALSLAFATIAYWRERFGVCPVLLIDDVLGELDPLRRERFWNALDEGIQLIATGTELPDAASGKEWLVYVVEDGAFTLA from the coding sequence ATGAGGTTTAAGACAATCGCTGTATCCAATTATCGGAACATCAAGTTCGCCCGTTTGAATGTGGATGCGGATCGGGTGTTTTTCTTGGGGCGAAACGGGCAGGGGAAAACTAATTTGCTGGAAGCGACCGGTTACGTGACCTCGTTGCGGGCTTTTCGCGCTCGCGAGAACGATACCTTGCTCGGGCCCGAATCGCCGCAAGCCGAGATATTGTACGAAATCGAGCATGAGACCTTCGAGGATGTGGAAGCTCGGGTGCGCATAAAAAAGAAAGGCAAGGAGGTTTATCTGGATCGGGAGCCGGTGCGGCGCGCCTCCGATTTTGTGGGCCGGTTTCCGGCGGTAACCTTGTCGTCCGAGGATTTGAGTATCGTGCGAGGATCCCCGGGCGGGCGTAGGCGTTTCATCGATACGTTCCTGTGCGGTATCGATCGTGACTATTACGTGGCATTGCAGCGCTACCAGAAGTGTATCCAAGAACGCAATGCGCTGCTAAAGAAGGGAGCTCCGTCGAACTTGATGAAACCCTTCGAGCTCCAGATGGTGGCACCTTGTTTGCAGGTGATTCGCAAGCGCGAAGAGGTGATCGGGGAGCTTGGAAGCATGGCGAGCCGATTTTACGAGTCGCTATCGGGATCGGCAGAGGCGATTGGAGTGACCTACAGGCCCAACGCTGCTCCGGAAAACGAAGACGCCTATTGGGCGCTGCTGGAGAGGAATCGTCGGCGAGACGAGATTATGCAAAGCACCGGCAAAGGGCCGCACCGCGATGACTTCGAGCTGAGTTTGAACGGGCGATCTGCGGCGGACTTCGCCTCGGATGGGCAGCAGAGAAGTATCGCTCTTTCTCTGGCGTTCGCGACGATCGCCTATTGGCGAGAACGATTCGGGGTATGCCCAGTGCTATTGATCGACGATGTCCTGGGCGAGTTGGATCCATTGCGTCGCGAACGATTTTGGAATGCTCTTGACGAGGGTATCCAATTAATCGCTACCGGAACGGAACTGCCCGATGCCGCCAGCGGAAAAGAGTGGTTGGTCTACGTTGTGGAGGACGGAGCGTTTACGCTGGCTTAA
- a CDS encoding iron-containing alcohol dehydrogenase → MSSFSFATSSNIRFGEGCAKTIPSLLDESLSPLFVLTGSDSKRYAQLIGLLTQSGFEVFIHPVNGEPDINTVTLASEAARESGAQCVVAIGGGSVIDTGKAVAALVTNSGKLIDYLEGVGKGKALVHDSLPFMAVPTTAGTGAEVTSNSVIGVPKAGVKVSLRSASMLPTWAVVDPELTYKLPPEIAAYTGMDALIQCLEAYLSKFANPLTDGIAREGLRLAARSIRAACSKELDTDAKADLCAASLCGGIALANAKLGSIHAFAGPLGGMIPAPHGAICASLLVSCFSANLRAFDTRDRDNPSREKMNDVATLLTGNPQAKASYALAWFESLCNDLPLKSLGELGLEHSQIEEAARKSASSSSMKGNPIELTKFELVEILEAAL, encoded by the coding sequence ATGTCCTCCTTCTCTTTCGCTACCTCAAGCAACATCCGGTTCGGCGAGGGCTGTGCCAAAACGATCCCCAGCCTACTGGACGAATCGCTTTCCCCCTTGTTCGTGCTCACCGGCAGCGACTCGAAACGCTACGCCCAGCTCATCGGCCTGCTCACCCAGAGCGGCTTCGAGGTCTTCATTCACCCCGTAAACGGCGAGCCAGATATCAATACAGTCACCCTCGCCAGCGAAGCGGCAAGAGAATCGGGCGCCCAGTGCGTCGTCGCAATCGGAGGAGGCAGCGTCATCGATACCGGCAAGGCGGTGGCCGCTCTCGTCACCAACTCGGGCAAGCTCATCGACTACCTCGAGGGAGTGGGCAAAGGGAAAGCCCTCGTTCACGACTCCTTGCCCTTCATGGCCGTGCCCACCACCGCCGGCACCGGAGCCGAAGTCACGAGCAACAGCGTCATCGGCGTTCCCAAGGCAGGGGTGAAAGTCAGCCTCCGCAGCGCCTCCATGCTTCCGACTTGGGCAGTCGTCGATCCAGAGCTGACTTACAAACTCCCTCCCGAAATAGCCGCCTACACTGGCATGGACGCCCTTATCCAGTGCCTCGAAGCTTACCTCTCGAAGTTCGCCAACCCGCTCACCGACGGCATCGCTCGCGAGGGACTACGACTAGCTGCTCGCTCCATTAGAGCTGCCTGTAGCAAGGAGTTGGATACAGATGCAAAAGCCGACCTTTGCGCTGCAAGCCTCTGCGGCGGCATCGCTCTCGCCAACGCCAAGCTTGGCTCCATCCACGCGTTCGCGGGTCCGCTCGGCGGCATGATTCCCGCCCCGCACGGCGCCATCTGCGCCAGCTTGCTGGTGTCCTGCTTCTCCGCAAACCTCAGAGCCTTCGACACCCGAGACCGCGACAACCCCAGCAGGGAAAAGATGAACGACGTTGCCACACTCCTCACCGGCAACCCTCAAGCCAAGGCCTCCTATGCCCTCGCTTGGTTCGAGTCCCTTTGCAACGACCTGCCGCTCAAGTCGCTCGGCGAACTCGGCCTCGAGCACTCACAAATCGAAGAGGCAGCCCGCAAGTCCGCCTCATCCAGCAGCATGAAGGGAAACCCCATCGAACTCACCAAGTTCGAACTGGTGGAAATTCTGGAAGCGGCCCTCTAA
- the coaD gene encoding pantetheine-phosphate adenylyltransferase, whose protein sequence is MKIGIYPGTFDPITHGHLDVLQRACRLFDKVIVAVAENAGKGPFFSTEERLKLVEENIATIPNATVMTFSGLLVDLAKKQHAIALIRGLRAVSDFEYEFQMALMNRHLASEIETILLMTREGYNYTSSSLVKQVAQFGADISRFVPDNVNNALRAKLKK, encoded by the coding sequence ATGAAGATTGGCATATATCCGGGCACCTTCGACCCCATCACCCACGGACACCTCGACGTTCTCCAACGCGCATGCCGTCTCTTCGACAAAGTCATCGTCGCCGTCGCCGAAAACGCCGGCAAAGGTCCCTTCTTTTCGACCGAAGAACGCCTCAAGCTCGTCGAGGAAAACATCGCCACGATCCCCAACGCCACCGTCATGACCTTCAGCGGACTGCTGGTCGACCTCGCGAAAAAGCAGCATGCCATCGCCCTCATCCGCGGGCTGCGAGCCGTATCCGACTTTGAATACGAATTCCAAATGGCCTTGATGAACCGGCACCTCGCTTCGGAAATCGAAACCATCTTGCTCATGACTAGAGAAGGCTACAACTACACCAGCTCCAGCCTCGTCAAGCAGGTCGCCCAATTTGGCGCGGACATTTCCCGCTTCGTCCCGGACAACGTAAACAACGCCCTGAGAGCTAAGCTCAAGAAGTAG
- a CDS encoding Maf family protein: MSLAKFILASQSPRRRELLERIGANFDVMPADVEEFEEGHGDPEGMVRHNAQLKAAWIADKHPQRFVLGSDTTVHIDGRVLAKPEDLEDARRMLKTLGGRTHIVYTGFALICRKRGVEVVDGARSEVTFKPLDDATIDAYFEIVNPLDKAGAYGIQEGTELIIDSFVGSHSNIMGLPLDETKALLERHKLL; this comes from the coding sequence ATGAGTTTGGCTAAGTTTATTTTGGCGTCGCAATCACCGCGCCGTCGAGAGCTGTTGGAGCGGATTGGAGCGAATTTCGACGTGATGCCGGCGGATGTGGAAGAGTTCGAGGAAGGGCATGGCGATCCGGAAGGCATGGTACGCCACAATGCTCAGTTAAAAGCGGCTTGGATTGCCGACAAGCACCCGCAGCGTTTCGTGCTTGGCTCGGACACGACAGTGCACATCGACGGACGTGTCTTGGCCAAGCCCGAGGACTTGGAGGATGCTCGTCGCATGTTGAAAACCTTAGGCGGGCGTACTCACATCGTGTATACAGGCTTCGCTCTGATCTGCCGGAAAAGGGGAGTGGAGGTAGTGGATGGAGCGCGCAGCGAGGTGACCTTCAAGCCGCTCGACGACGCCACCATCGACGCCTATTTCGAGATCGTGAATCCGCTCGACAAAGCGGGAGCCTACGGGATCCAGGAGGGCACGGAGCTGATCATCGATTCCTTCGTCGGTTCCCATTCCAACATCATGGGTTTGCCTTTGGATGAAACAAAGGCTCTTCTGGAGCGTCACAAGCTGCTTTGA
- a CDS encoding energy transducer TonB family protein, with the protein MSVSPPPDRDTKTFEHPLKRAVKRRDGYSREQVVVGVIGTLLAHIWFFYMVSLGLLETQPLPPSEDPYREFSIELAEPEEEEEEQAYTETNPDVAENEPDDTNRYAARDQQAANEERPEELDPEDRPAVESDDTVETDQTLTGSLDEPVFTPPPSADPSEEEAQEQQQQASQPPSPNQPLLQVMDPSSLAQRREVPLFGSQEEAEDESGIADYDYTKLDEAPTNVTDLIEGEEAEGEDEETRDESQALPSSIASMPIQAMEDGDGIPSPKARPQLPRLPSAPTRQSKLGVSSVGQLAVDAKASKFGEYMERLIETVKLNWDDLVQRSSAIERKSTVKIRFMLSSDGYVTDIEILEGTTARVIGVHMCRQAIERGSPFGPWPDGLEDLFGREEDITFTFHYY; encoded by the coding sequence ATGTCCGTTTCCCCGCCTCCAGACCGCGATACCAAGACCTTTGAGCATCCGCTCAAAAGGGCGGTAAAGCGTCGGGACGGCTACTCGCGAGAGCAGGTCGTGGTGGGCGTCATCGGTACGTTGCTGGCGCACATTTGGTTTTTCTACATGGTCTCGCTCGGGTTGCTCGAGACCCAGCCTTTGCCGCCTTCGGAGGATCCTTATCGCGAGTTTAGCATCGAGCTTGCGGAGCCCGAGGAGGAAGAGGAGGAACAGGCTTACACGGAGACCAATCCAGACGTGGCGGAGAACGAGCCCGACGACACCAATCGTTATGCCGCGCGCGACCAGCAAGCCGCCAACGAGGAGCGGCCGGAGGAGCTTGATCCGGAGGACAGGCCTGCGGTTGAGAGCGACGACACGGTTGAAACGGATCAGACGCTCACCGGCAGCTTGGACGAGCCGGTTTTTACGCCTCCTCCGTCCGCGGATCCCTCGGAGGAGGAAGCCCAGGAGCAACAGCAGCAGGCTTCTCAGCCGCCAAGTCCGAATCAACCGCTCTTGCAGGTTATGGATCCGAGTTCGCTCGCTCAGCGAAGGGAAGTTCCGCTCTTCGGGTCGCAGGAGGAGGCTGAAGACGAGTCGGGAATCGCCGACTACGACTACACGAAGTTGGACGAGGCTCCGACCAATGTGACCGACCTGATCGAGGGCGAGGAGGCAGAGGGGGAGGACGAGGAGACGCGTGACGAGAGCCAGGCTTTGCCCTCCAGTATTGCGAGTATGCCGATCCAGGCCATGGAGGACGGCGATGGTATCCCATCGCCCAAGGCCCGCCCGCAGTTGCCTCGTTTGCCCTCGGCTCCTACTCGCCAGTCCAAGCTAGGCGTCTCTTCGGTGGGGCAATTGGCGGTGGACGCGAAGGCGAGCAAGTTTGGCGAATACATGGAGCGCTTGATCGAGACGGTGAAGCTGAATTGGGACGACCTCGTACAGCGAAGTTCCGCGATCGAGAGGAAGAGCACGGTCAAGATTCGTTTCATGCTCAGCAGCGACGGCTACGTGACGGATATCGAAATCTTGGAAGGGACGACGGCACGGGTGATTGGCGTCCACATGTGCCGGCAAGCGATCGAGCGAGGCTCGCCTTTTGGCCCCTGGCCGGATGGGTTGGAGGACTTGTTTGGGCGGGAGGAGGACATCACCTTTACTTTCCATTACTACTGA
- a CDS encoding esterase/lipase family protein has translation MQNGNASKVEQCVALLHGLCRRSHSMEPLRSVFEESGYVVRNIGYPSTRYCLSELAEQTRPEIDALSNRFSQVHFVTHSMGGILLRQMQATRRIRNLGRCVMLAPPNRGSQVVDRLRHWAPFRWVNGPAGGELGTGADSVPRGLGPVDFEVGVIAGNRSINLILSQLLPKPNDGKVAVSHTQVEGQREFRVFPATHPFIMKNQRVQANALAFIQTGAFLAS, from the coding sequence ATGCAGAACGGGAACGCGTCGAAGGTCGAACAGTGCGTGGCGCTTTTGCATGGCCTGTGTCGCCGTTCGCATTCGATGGAGCCGCTGAGGTCCGTATTCGAGGAAAGTGGATACGTGGTGCGAAACATTGGGTATCCGTCGACTCGCTATTGCCTATCCGAACTAGCGGAGCAGACGCGGCCGGAGATTGACGCTTTGAGCAATCGTTTCAGCCAGGTGCATTTCGTGACGCATTCGATGGGAGGCATTTTACTGCGGCAGATGCAGGCGACGCGCCGCATCCGGAATCTAGGGCGATGCGTGATGCTGGCGCCGCCGAATCGGGGCAGCCAAGTGGTGGACAGGTTGCGGCATTGGGCTCCTTTTCGGTGGGTGAACGGTCCGGCGGGAGGCGAACTGGGAACGGGAGCGGACTCGGTGCCTAGGGGATTGGGGCCTGTCGACTTCGAAGTAGGGGTGATCGCGGGGAATCGCAGTATCAACCTGATCCTTTCGCAGTTGCTGCCGAAGCCCAACGACGGGAAAGTCGCGGTTTCGCACACGCAGGTCGAAGGTCAGAGAGAGTTTCGGGTATTCCCTGCTACGCATCCATTTATCATGAAAAACCAGCGGGTGCAGGCGAACGCGCTGGCGTTCATCCAGACGGGCGCTTTTCTGGCAAGCTAA
- a CDS encoding GNAT family N-acetyltransferase — MGRSATVAEVPFSERREEIRSLRFEVFVHEQGVPAEIEMDEWDERSRHVLAQVGERVVGTGRLLPDGHIGRVAVLAPFRGQGIGALLMGQLIAMGKEAGMGRLVLSAQTRAVAFYEGLGFVKQGETYQEAGIPHVRMYLDC, encoded by the coding sequence ATGGGTCGCTCGGCAACAGTCGCGGAAGTTCCATTCAGCGAGCGGCGGGAAGAGATCCGCTCCCTACGTTTCGAAGTATTCGTGCACGAGCAAGGCGTTCCTGCAGAGATCGAAATGGACGAGTGGGACGAGCGCTCGCGGCACGTGCTTGCCCAGGTGGGAGAACGGGTGGTGGGAACAGGGCGTCTTTTGCCAGACGGGCATATCGGTCGCGTGGCGGTTCTGGCGCCGTTCCGCGGCCAGGGCATTGGAGCGCTTTTGATGGGCCAGCTCATTGCGATGGGAAAGGAAGCCGGGATGGGCCGGCTGGTCTTGTCTGCCCAGACTCGAGCGGTCGCGTTCTACGAAGGACTCGGTTTCGTGAAACAGGGCGAAACCTACCAGGAGGCCGGGATCCCTCACGTGCGAATGTACTTGGATTGCTAG
- the mpgS gene encoding mannosyl-3-phosphoglycerate synthase, producing the protein MKIEIPRECERLGAVQIYGLQKVYELDSGGNSGRADTSHNDVIRSIPSEALYERQKDMAIVVPVKNERLKLIEGVLVGIPHPCQIIVVSNSPRGPVDRFHIEKEAITNFCKFTNKKVLVVHQKDAAIAKAIEMAGYGELLGEDGLVRSGKAEGMIMGTLLARWLNNKYIGFVDSDNYFPGAVHEYVQEYAAGFEMFDTKSTFVRISWNSKPKVMENSLFFAKWGRSSVHSNKTLNLLLSHFSGYETEVVKTGNAGEHALTVDLALNLEYASGYAVETHHYVNIIESWGGILPPNEEIVHRDKVTICQIESRNPHLHESKGDEHVEDMIDASLSVIYNSPLCPELLKREIAEDRALRMRLEKPEGIAPVRVYSNLSNLKLDTFLEHCEAAFSSESESLSLV; encoded by the coding sequence ATGAAGATTGAAATACCCAGAGAATGCGAGCGCCTCGGCGCGGTACAGATTTACGGCCTCCAGAAAGTTTACGAACTCGACAGCGGAGGCAATTCAGGCCGAGCGGACACCTCCCACAACGATGTAATCCGAAGCATCCCGTCCGAGGCACTCTACGAGCGACAAAAGGACATGGCCATCGTGGTGCCGGTCAAGAACGAGCGCCTCAAGCTAATCGAGGGCGTTTTGGTAGGGATTCCTCACCCATGCCAAATCATCGTAGTTTCAAACAGTCCAAGGGGACCCGTAGATCGCTTCCATATCGAAAAGGAAGCGATTACTAATTTCTGCAAGTTCACCAACAAGAAGGTGCTGGTAGTGCATCAAAAGGATGCCGCTATCGCCAAGGCGATCGAGATGGCCGGCTACGGCGAGTTGCTGGGAGAGGACGGACTCGTTCGTTCCGGCAAGGCCGAAGGGATGATCATGGGAACCTTGCTAGCGCGTTGGCTCAACAACAAGTACATTGGATTCGTCGACAGCGACAACTATTTCCCAGGCGCGGTGCACGAGTACGTGCAAGAGTACGCTGCGGGATTCGAGATGTTCGATACCAAGAGCACCTTCGTCCGTATCTCTTGGAACTCGAAGCCGAAGGTCATGGAGAATTCGCTCTTCTTCGCTAAGTGGGGCCGCAGTTCCGTGCACTCCAACAAGACTTTGAACCTATTGCTGTCTCATTTCAGTGGATACGAGACGGAGGTCGTCAAAACCGGAAACGCCGGAGAGCATGCTCTGACGGTAGACCTTGCGCTCAATCTTGAGTACGCGTCCGGTTATGCGGTGGAGACTCACCACTACGTGAACATCATCGAGAGTTGGGGGGGCATCCTGCCGCCTAACGAGGAAATTGTTCATCGTGACAAGGTGACGATTTGCCAGATCGAGTCCCGCAATCCCCACCTGCACGAGTCGAAGGGCGACGAGCATGTGGAAGACATGATCGACGCCTCGCTTTCCGTCATTTACAACTCGCCGCTGTGTCCAGAGCTTCTCAAGCGAGAAATCGCTGAAGATAGAGCCCTGCGCATGAGGCTGGAAAAGCCGGAGGGAATCGCTCCGGTTCGCGTTTACAGTAATCTTAGTAACTTAAAATTGGATACCTTCTTGGAGCACTGCGAAGCAGCCTTCAGCAGTGAGTCTGAATCCTTGTCGCTCGTATAA
- a CDS encoding HAD-IIB family hydrolase, producing the protein METRKTAIFTDLDGTLIDFNDYSSELARPYVQRLIELGYLVVFCSSKTFQEQRVLQEELGIEMPCIVENGSAIIAPPGFWDESITPVRIVNGWQRVELGKPAAEIRQRLARVESKFGESLLGFSRMMTEDVASITGLDIGSARRAQEREYSETLSAKLPQDVWESLDSAFEYEGLKCLPGGRFHTVIDSSADKGAAIRKFAELWKAQSSETLVSFGLGDSENDQELLENVDWPHLVKRPNGSWAGIDGRRIERVNGVGPRGWVKVAKQLLGETPAKV; encoded by the coding sequence ATGGAAACTAGAAAAACCGCAATTTTCACTGATTTGGATGGCACGTTGATCGATTTCAACGACTACTCCAGCGAGCTCGCTCGGCCGTATGTGCAGCGACTGATCGAGCTCGGCTACCTAGTCGTCTTTTGTTCGTCGAAGACATTTCAGGAGCAGCGAGTGCTCCAGGAGGAACTCGGTATCGAGATGCCGTGCATCGTGGAAAATGGCAGCGCTATCATTGCGCCGCCTGGTTTCTGGGACGAGTCCATTACGCCGGTTCGTATTGTCAATGGCTGGCAGAGAGTGGAGCTCGGCAAGCCGGCGGCGGAAATTCGTCAGCGCTTGGCTCGCGTCGAGTCGAAATTTGGGGAGTCCCTTCTCGGCTTTAGTCGCATGATGACGGAGGATGTCGCCAGCATCACTGGCCTGGATATCGGTTCAGCCCGTCGAGCTCAGGAGCGCGAGTACAGCGAGACCTTATCCGCGAAGCTCCCGCAGGACGTTTGGGAAAGTTTGGATTCAGCTTTTGAATACGAAGGACTCAAGTGCTTGCCGGGTGGTCGCTTTCACACTGTAATCGACAGCAGCGCGGACAAGGGCGCAGCCATTAGGAAGTTCGCAGAATTGTGGAAGGCTCAATCGAGCGAGACGCTTGTCTCTTTTGGACTGGGCGATAGCGAGAACGACCAAGAGTTGCTGGAAAACGTTGACTGGCCGCACTTGGTGAAGCGACCGAATGGGTCTTGGGCTGGGATCGACGGTCGCAGAATCGAACGCGTCAATGGCGTTGGTCCGAGAGGTTGGGTGAAGGTTGCCAAGCAGCTGTTGGGAGAGACGCCTGCCAAGGTTTAG